A region from the Paenarthrobacter aurescens genome encodes:
- a CDS encoding ubiquitin-like protein Pup translates to MAAQEQQQPQSRETETEVDVPEAPPAAPEAQASEATQGVDDLLDEIDGVLESNAEEFVRAFVQKGGQ, encoded by the coding sequence ATGGCAGCACAGGAGCAACAACAACCGCAGTCACGGGAAACCGAGACCGAAGTGGACGTACCGGAGGCACCACCGGCAGCACCGGAGGCGCAGGCCTCGGAAGCGACGCAGGGTGTGGATGACCTTCTCGACGAAATCGACGGCGTTTTGGAATCCAACGCCGAAGAGTTTGTCAGGGCGTTTGTCCAAAAGGGCGGCCAGTAG